TCCTGTCAACCGCTGGTTGCAAGAGTGTCGTGAGCTCAGCTTCAAACATGGAGTTTATCTAAAGCCGTGGATTTAGCTGCCTGCCAGAATCATCTTCAAGCACCCCATCTGATCACTGTTGAGCTCACACCCACAAGTCGGACCCCATCTGGACCACGGCAAGTAGGCATGATTTCCAGCCTCGAGAACTTTCCTTGAGCCGTCAACTTCAATACTCCGCATCCTTAGTGATGCCGACGTGTCCAGAGTACTCTGGGTGAAATTCATGTATTCCAGCTAACAGGGCGCCTCATATTCTCAGACGGCTATTAATCTCATATCTGAATGAAAACAAGCATTCTGTGTATTAACAAGGCAAAAGCTAAATCGTACCagttttcttctctttcaccgttggtggttggtgggcATTTGTCCCAACTGATAAGAAAGAGAAGGCACCACGCAGTCTCATATTCCGGATAtctatatataaaagaagCAAGTTGGTGCAAGATTAATCGTCTTTAACCGTCTCATTCGTCTTCAAATCTCTTAAACCACCCCTGTCTTTACTCGTCTCTAACCGTCCTTAATCGTCTTCAACCACATCCGTCTTTAGAGACTCGCTCACGCTGTGCGCCGCAACTATCTTGTCTTCGTAGAAGACCTGAAAGTCTTGCGAGATTCCTTGTGTTACCATCTCGATTTTGTAGGGTAATTCGTAAAATATATGGCCGTCGTCATTCGTTTTCTCTGGAAGCACAGTAATATCTGGGATATATGACCATCGCATGCGACAAAGCAACCTGACGGTATGATCAAATCTGTTTGGTGGAGTTTCAGCCAGAGAATACACCATCTCGTTTACGATTTCCGTAGGCTGTTCTGTTAAGGCctggaagaagtcaaagacaGCAGGCTCATTCCCGTTAACCACCTCGCCCTATGCTTCGTCAGACCATGCCCTTGACTTCTGAACATGAGGTCAATGttaccttataaataaacCAGTGGATTTGGTCCGAGGCCTGATAATCTTGTTGCACAGGGCACCACTCCTTGTCATTTATATCGTGGATATCCTCATCAAAAGGGAGGGCATTGTATGTAGTTCCAATGCTAGCCCGAGCAAATCTGGAGTCAACTAAGCTGTGTTGTGCTGAGTTTTGAGATTGCTCCTTCTTCAAGCCATTTATTACTGCTCCCTCGCAAATTGCTGTCCATCTGTAAATAAACATGAGAGGTTAAGCCACAACAAATACCTGCCTTTTTTATCTCATCAGCGAAACTTACGGGTCATTACCTTCGTCTTGGAGGATTTGGATACTCTTAAACTTTAACCTAATCTCCTTCTGGAGATAGTCGTACAGAGCACGAGATCTTCCAAAACCGCCTACAAGCAGTACATACTGTTAAGAGCTGTTAGAATGCAAGAGTTTGACAAATTTTCATGTAGATTGCACGTACCTTGGGCGGTCTCCTGTACTTCCTATGGGCCTCCCTTATTTGGCCCAAGACTAACGATGCAACCTCGCCCAAGACATCCTTAAAGACGGACCAGATATCATCTCTTCTTTAAAATCAGCCTCTCATGTCTCTAAGCTAACAGATTTTAAATCGCCTCGGACAAGATCTTACCTTCCAAGTATAATATCCTGGGGATGTCCAACATCGGCTAGACTCGCACAATATGGAATTCGGACGGTCCACgacttattattatttgTAAACCCAGGCTTGATGCCGTTTTCCCAATTATCATTAAGAATTCTTTGCCACTCTTCACGAGACAAAGCTTCTAGGACTTCCCGTGGCATCTTGCTCTTTAGTACACGCCCAAAAGCTTCATCTAGTCGTACTGCACCGCAAAGCCCCCCTGTAAAACACATTTAGTAAACCTGAGAATAATCCTGCATAGGCTGACTTACCATCGCCGGGGACGCTTTCTCGAATTGATAAGAGAAGCGGCCTTAAGATCTTATAGGTGATGATGTCCTGGTCTTGATTAATCCCAGCCCAGTTGAACATTGGCTCAGCTGCTGTAACTTACCACAGTACCACCGCCACAATCACAGACCACAACATCATCATTTCTCTATTTCGAAGTCAGTGAATAATAATAGAACAGAATAGTGATATTCGAATCCAGAGAATATACTCACCTTTATATCTGGCCTTCGATACATTTTGTGTAGTGTTGCAAGTGCTGCAGCTTCAGGCTCCGACAAAAAGGTCAAACTAGTTTTGCCAGCCGCTCGCTTATCTAGTAATCCCGCAGCTGCAATGGCCCTATGCATTCTGATTTGAGCATAGGCTGGCCAAATTGCTGGCAAAGTTACCACAAATTTGAAGGTTGAGAGTCTGACCATGCTCTCTCCTATGGCCCTCTCTATCACTTGCAGGCTGTGCTCCCATAGCAGTCGAAGGTAGTCCGCGATGACCTCTGTCACATGTTTGTTTTCCGCTTTTAGC
The DNA window shown above is from Metarhizium brunneum chromosome 1, complete sequence and carries:
- the Hspa12b gene encoding Heat shock protein 12B, which encodes MARSHSIIVGIDFGTTYSGVAFARDAEPDRVHFVSSWSSPNLYCFTKRKVPTAIYYDGNSKTPTWGYEVRSEQNALRWFKLLLLDDEHMPAHIKNTKYIRTAKSLLKAENKHVTEVIADYLRLLWEHSLQVIERAIGESMVRLSTFKFVVTLPAIWPAYAQIRMHRAIAAAGLLDKRAAGKTSLTFLSEPEAAALATLHKMYRRPDIKRNDDVVVCDCGGGTVDIITYKILRPLLLSIRESVPGDGGLCGAVRLDEAFGRVLKSKMPREVLEALSREEWQRILNDNWENGIKPGFTNNNKSWTVRIPYCASLADVGHPQDIILGRDDIWSVFKDVLGEVASLVLGQIREAHRKYRRPPKYVLLVGGFGRSRALYDYLQKEIRLKFKSIQILQDEGNDPWTAICEGAVINGLKKEQSQNSAQHSLVDSRFARASIGTTYNALPFDEDIHDINDKEWCPVQQDYQASDQIHWFIYKGEVVNGNEPAVFDFFQALTEQPTEIVNEMVYSLAETPPNRFDHTVRLLCRMRWSYIPDITVLPEKTNDDGHIFYELPYKIEMVTQGISQDFQVFYEDKIVAAHSVSESLKTDVVEDD